A stretch of DNA from Cellulomonas xiejunii:
CCGCCGGGTACAGGCGTGACCAGCGAGACCCACAGGCTCGACAGGCGCGGCGTCAGCACCGGGACGGGCACGATGACGCGCCGGGGGAGGCCCGCGATCCGGGCGTAGCGCTGCATCATGTCGCGGTACGTGAGCACGTCGGGCCCGCCGATGTCGAAGACGCGGGACACGTCGCGCGGCATGGCCGCCGCGCCCACGAGGTAGCGCAGGACGTCGCGGATCGCGATCGGCTGGATGCGGTTGGACACCCACTTCGGCACCGTCATCGCGGGCAGGCGCTCGGTGAGGTAGCGCATCATCTCGAACGACGCGGAGCCCGAGCCGAGGATCACGGCGGCGCGCAGCACCGTGGTCGGTACCCCCGAGGCCAGCAGGATCTCGCCGACCTCCGTCCGGGACGCCAGGTGGGGGGACAGCGGCTCGCCGTGGGGGGACAGCCCGCCCAGGTAGACGACCCGCCCGATGCCCGCGTCGTGCGCCGCCTCCGCGAACGTCCGCGCGGTGGACCGGTCCCGCTCCTCGAACGTCTTCCCGGTCCCGAGGGAGTGGATGAGGTAGTACGCGACGTCGACGCCCTCGAGCGCGGCCCGGATCTGCGCGGGCTCCGCGGCGTCGGCGGCGACGACCTCGACCGAGTCGTACCAGGGGCGCCCGCGCAGGCGGTCGGGGTGCCGGGCCACCGCGCGCACGCGGTACCCCGCGGCGAGCAGCTCCGGCACCAGGCGGCCGCCGACGTACCCGGTGACGCCGGTGACCGCGACGAGGGGGGCGTCGGGGCGTGGCCGACCGTCGGGTCCCGGGCCCGGCACCAGTCCGCCGAGCGTGCGCGCGACGGGCTCGGGGGCGAGGTCCGGCTCGGAAGCCCTGCCGGGCTCGGGCGCGGGCGCGGGGTCGGGCGCTCGGCCGGCGCTGTGGCTCATCCGGGCAGTCTGCGCCGCGCGCCAGGTACCCGCACCCGGGCGGGGCGTCAGGAGGTCAGGAGGTCAGGAGGTCAGGAGGTCAGGAGGTCGAGCGTGCGGCGCTCGGCGACGTGCTGCGATCGTGTGGGGACGATCGCCTCGCCGCGCTCCCAGAGCTCGACGACGCGGGGGTCGATGTACGACGAGCGTGCGACGGTGGGCGTGTTCCCGAGCTCCTCGGCCACGTCCTTCACGACCGCCGCGACCACGCGGCGGCGGCCGCGCTCGCTCCGCGGTGGTGGGCCCGCCTCGGCGAGGCCGCGTGCCGCCAGCACCGTCGCGTGCCATGTCCTGAAGTCCTTCGGGGTCGCCTCCCCGAGCCGGTCGCGCACGTACCGACCCACGTCGGCGCTGGTCACGTCGTGCCAGCCGGCGTCGTCGCGCCACGCCAGCAGCTCACGGCTGTCGTCGCGTCGGCGCAGCAGGGTGCGGACCAGCTCGGCGACGACCCCGTCGTCCACCACGGTGTCCCGCACCTGACCGGACTTGGCGGGGAAGAGCAGGTGCACCGCACCGGGGCGGCCGTCCTCGTCGGGCAGGACCCGCACGTGGTCCCGGCGCAGCGTCGCCAGGCCGAACGACCCGTGCCGCCGTGTGTAGCCCTCGGTGCCCACGCGCAGGTACGCGCGGTCGAGCAGGCGGAAGGCCAGGGCCAGCGCCTTGTCCCGCGGCATGCCGTCCAGCGCCAGGTCGGCCCGCACCCGGCGGCGCGCGGCCGGCAGCCGGCGGGCGACGTCCAGCACGTGCTCGTGCTTGAGCCGGGCACGCCGCGCCTGCCACTGCGCGTGGTAGAGGTACTGGCGGCGTGCCGCGTCGTCGAGACCCGCAGCCTGGATGTGGCCGTTGGGCCACGGGCTGATCCACACGTCACGCCACGCCGGCGGGATCGCGAGGGCCCTCACGCGCTCGAGGTGCTCGCGCTCCTCGATGCGCCGGCGCTCCACGTCGAGGTACGCGAACCCGCGCCCCGCGCGGCGCCGGGTCCATCCCGGCTGGTCGAGGCGCACACGTCGCAGACGGACCATGTCGGAGAGTCTCACCCGGCGCCGGTCGTCGCGCGCGTCGAGCAGGAGCGTGACGTGCCGCGCGCCGCGCGTCCCTCAGAGGGGGACGCGCACCATGCCCTCCTGCGCGATCGACGCGACCAGCGCGCCCGAACGGTCGAACACCCGTGCCGCTCCCAGGCCCCGGCCGCCCTGCGCGCTGGGGGTCGACTGGGTGAACAGCAGCCAGTCGTCGACGCGCACGTCGCGGTGCCACCACATGGCGTGGTCCAGGCTCGCCATGGACAGCCCCGGGGTGGCCCACGGCAGACCGGCCCGGCGCAGGACCGGCTCGAGCATGATCTGGTCGCACGCGTACGCGAGCAGCGCACGGTGCAGCAGCTGGTCGTCAGGGACAGGCCCGCGCGCCCGTGCCCATACGCTCTGGCGCCCCAGGGGCGAGTCCGCGTCCGGGCGCATGTAGATGGGGCCCGGGACGTGACGGAGGTCGAAGGCCGACTCCTGCGCCCAGAACCTGGCCATGGGGTGGTCCACGTCGCCGAGCACGTCGAGCGCGGAGGCGACCTCGTCCGGTCCGGGGACGTCGGGCATCGACTCGGCGTACTCGATGCCCGGCTGCTGCTCCTGGAACGACGCCGTCATCGCGAGGATCGGGTTGCCGCCCTGCTGCGCGAGCGCGCGCCGCGCCGAGAACGACCGGCCGTCGCGCAGCCGCTCGACGACGAAGTCGATCGGTGCGGAGTCGTCGCCCGGCCGCAGGAAGTACCCGTGCAGCGAGTGCGGGAGCCTGTCGTCGTCGACCGTGCGTCCCGCCGCGAGCAGGGCCTGCGCCAGCACCTGGCCGCCGAAGACCCGTCCCTGGGGCTGCGGGAGGCTCAGGCCCTCGAAGACGTCGGGCCGCTGCGCGTCCGCGGTCAGGTCGAGGGCGCGCAGGACGGCGCCCACCGGGTCGTGGCGCGCGTCGGGCAGCGTCATCTCAGTCCTCGAAGGTGTTGAGCATGGAGTGGGCCGCGCGCTCCAGGTAGTCCCAGAGCTGGGCGCGGTGCAGCGGGGCGAGGTCGAGCGTGTCGACCGCAGCGCGCATGTGCTCCAGCCACCGGTCGCGGGCGTCGGGGTTGACCTTGTACGGCGCGTGGCGCATACGCAGGCGCGGGTGGCCGCGCTGGTCCGAGTACGTCGTCGGGCCACCCCAGTACTGCTCGAGGAAGAGCGTCAGCCTCTCAGCGGCCGGGCCCAGGTCCTCCTCGGGGTACATGGGCTTGAGGACCGGGTCGGCAGCGACGCCCCGGTAGAACTCGTCGACCAGCCGGACGAACGTCTCGTGCCCGCCGACGGTGGCGTAGAACGAGTCGTCTCTCACGGCGTCCATCCTCACATGCGGCGTCGTCCGGTCCGGCGGCCGACGTGTGTGGGGCGCGCCACGCCGCGGCCGTCACAGGCCGAGCGCGTCCAGGACGGGGAGCCCGGCACGGACGACCGCACGCGCGTCGGCCGCGCTCGAGGAGTCGGCCGCGCGCCGGGCGAGCACGCGGCACGTCGCCAGGTCCGTCGCGGCGAGCACCGCGGCGACGTCGGGGAGCGCACGGGGCGTCATCGACAGGGACGTGACGCCCAGCCCGACGAGCACGACGGCCAGCGCGGGGTCGGCGGCGGCCTCGCCGCACACGCCGACGGGCCGTGCCTGCGCGGCACCGCCGAGCGCGGTCGACTCGACGAGGCGCAGCACCGCCGGCTGCCACGCGTCGGACAGCGACGCGACGGCACCCAGCAGGCGGTCCGCAGCCATCGTGTACTGCGTGAGGTCGTTGGTGCCGATGCTCGCGAAGCGGGCGTGCGCGAGCATCGGACCCGCCAGCAGCGCCGCGCTCGGCACCTCGACCATGATCCCGGCCGTGGTCAGGCCGTGGCGTGCGCACGCTGCGACGAACTGCTCGGTCTCGTCGACGGTCGCGACCATCGGCGCCATCACCCACGTCGTCGTGCCCGGGTGGGCCGCGGCCGCGCGGGCGATCGCCGTGAGCTGGTCCTCCAGGACGTCGGGCCGCTCCTGGGCCACCCGCAGCCCGCGCACGCCGAGGGCGGGGTTCGTCTCGGCCGCCGCGTGCAGGAAGGGCAGGGGCTTGTCGGCGCCCGCGTCGAGCGTGCGCACGACGACCTTGCGGCCCGTGAACGCCGACAGCACCCGCCCGTACGCGGCGGTCTGCTCGTCGACGTCGGGGGCCTGCGTGCGGTCGAGGAAGGCGAACTCGGTGCGGAACAGCCCGACCCCCTGCGCGCCCGAGTCGGCGGCAGCCTGTGCGTCGGCGGGGTCACCGACGTTGGCGAGCAGCTCGACGCGGTGCCCGTCGGCGGTGCGCCCGTCGCCGTCGAAGGTGCGCACCGCACCGGCGAGCGCGCGGACCCGGCGCACCGCGTCGTCGGACGGGTCCGGGGTGACCGTCCCGGCGGCGCCGTCGACCAGCAGCACCGTGCCCTCCGCGACGTCGAGCACGCCGGGGGCCGCCACGACCGCGGGGATGCCGCGCGCGCGAGCGAGGATCGCGGTGTGCGAGGTCGGGCCGCCGGCCGCCGTGACGACCGCGACGACGCGCTGCGGGTCGAGGGTCGCGGTGAGCGCCGGGGCGAGGTCCTGGGCGACGAGCACGTAGGGATGCGGTCGGACGGGCACGCCCGGCGCCTGCTGGTCGGTGAGGTGGGCGACCAGCCGGTTGCGCACGTCGACGACGTCCCGCACGCGCTCGGCCAGGTGCCCGCCGAGCGCCTCGAACTGGGCCGACACCGCGTCGGCGGCCTCCCACACCGCGCGCTCGGGCACGAGGTGCTCCTCGAGGACGCGCTGCTGCGCGTCGGCGACCAGGGACGGGTCCGCGGCCATGGCCGCGGTGGCGTGGAGCAGCGCGGCGCTGTCGCCCTCGGCCGCGAGCGCGGCGGCGTCGAGCTCGTCGCGGACGGCGTCGGCGGACGCCGCGATGCGCTGTGCGGCGGCCTGCCTGTCGGCTCCGGGAGGCAGCCGTCGCCCGGCCGGCGGCTCGGCGACGGGGTCGGGCAGGTGGACCGCCGGACCGACCGCGCGGCCTGGGCTCACGCCGATGCCGACGACGCTGCTGCTGCCCACCCCGGGACCTCCTCGGTACCTGCGCCGACGCGGGCGCCGGTGCGGCCTCGTCGTCGTGCGACAGCAGTCTCGCGCTCACGCGTGTGCCGGGCCAGCGGCGACGCGCCGTGAGGCGCACGGTGCGTCGCAGCGGGTGGACGGGGGAGCCGCGCGGCTCGTCGCGGCGGTAGCCTGGGCGTGAGACGGCCGACACCCGGGGAGAGCGCATTGAGCAAGGCAGAGCAGATCCTGGCGGCGCTGGGTGGCGAGACGAACGTCGTCGACCTCGAGCCGTGCATCACGCGCCTGCGGGTCGAGGTCGGTGACGTGGACCTCGTCGACGAGGCCGCGCTCAAGGCGAGCGGCGCGTTCGGTGTCGTGCGCTCGGGTCGCATCGTCCAGGTCATCGTCGGTCCGGAGGCGGACAACCTCGCCGCCGAGCTCGACGGCCTGCGCTGACCACGGCGCGCGGGTGACCCTGCTGCGGCTCACGAGCCCTGTGCCCGGTGTCGTGCGACCGCTGTCGGCGGTGCCGGACGAGGTCTTCGCCGGCGAGATGGTCGGGCCGGGCGTGGCGCTCGAGCCCGACCGCAACGGGCGGCAGGACGTCCTGGCACCGTGCGACGGCGTGGTGGGCGCCCTGCACCCCCACGCGTTCGCGCTCGAGCTGGACGACGGGCGGGGGGTGCTGGTGCACGTCGGCATCGACACCGTGACCCTCGCGGGCCTGGGCTTCGACCTGCGCGTCGAGCGGGGGCAGCGCGTCCGCGCGGGCCAGGTCGTGCTGACCTGGTCACCCGTGGACGTCGCCGCGGCCGGCCTGTCGACCATGTGCCCCGTGATCGCCCTGCAGGGGGACCCCGCAGCCGTCACGTCGTCGGTCGCCGACGGCGACCACGTGGACGCGGGTCAGGCGCTGCTGGAGTGGGCCCCCGCCCCCTGAGTGCCGCGCGTCACTGCGTCGATCGCGGTGGCTGGTCGGGCTCGACCGCCTCGTGGACCGGGGTGTCGTGCGGATCGCGCGCCGGCTGGCCGTCCTGCGTGGTGTCGTCCGACGAGGGCTCCGTGGCCGCGTCCGTGCTCGTGTCCGGGCCCGCCGGCGCGGCGCCCGTGACCGGGCGCCCGCCGATCCGCTCCTGGTGGGCGACCAGCGCGTCGCGCTGCCCCGCGAGCGGCACCGCCGCCTCCTCGAGCGCGCGGCGCACCGCGACCCGCAGGTGGCGGGCCACCTCCCACTGCATCGCCGGTTCCGTCCGCACGGACAGCCGCAGTCCCACGGCGTCGGCAGCCAGCTTCTCGGCGCCCGTGACACTGGGCTCGCCGCGCAGGTACGCACCGACGACGGGATCGGCCGCGACGTCCTGCGCGGCCTGCCGCAGCAGCGTGCGGGCCTCGTCGAGGTCGACGAAGTAGTCGACGTCCACCTCGACGACGGCCGTGCTGTACCCCTGCGTCTTGTTGCCGACGCGGACCATCGAGCCGTTCGGCACGTACCAGAGCGTGCCGTCCTCGTCGCGGATCTTGGTGACGCGCAGGGCCACGGCCTCGACGGTCCCGGTGGCGGGGCCGACGTCGACGACGTCACCGACGCCGTACTGGTCCTCGAGCAGCATGAACAGGCCCGACAGGAAGTCCTTCACGAGGCTCTGCGCGCCGAAGCCGACGGCCACGCCCACGATCCCGGCGGACGCGATGAACGGCGCCAGGTTCACGCCGAGCGAGTCGAGCACGAGCACCGCGGCCAGCGACCAGACGACGACCGAGGCGGTCGAGCGCAGCACCGAGCCGATCGTGCGCGCCCGCTGCGCCCGCCGGGCGTTCGCCAGCGGGTTCGCCCTGAGCAGGACGGAGCCGACCTCGGACCGTCCGATCGGGCGCAGGACCCCGCGCTCGATCACCGGCTCGCCCTCGGCGATGTGCCGCGTGATGCCGGCGATCGCGCGGCGCAGCAGGAGCAGGACGATCGCGCTGAACACGATGATGAGGACGATGCGCAGCGGGACGCCGACGAACCACTCGCCCAGCTCGGTGAGCCAGCGCGGGATCTCCTTCACGCCCTGCGACAACGTCGACATGGTCGCGTCGGGGCTCGGGGACGTGGTCGACCGCGTCATCGTGCCGCTCCCAGCAGGCCCGTGCGGTCGGCGACGAACTGCAGCTGCTCGACCGACAGCCCGATCGTGCGCGACAGCGCGCGTGCCCCGTGCCCCACGCCGACCTCCCGGCGCAGCAGCACCGGCCGCTCGGCGGGGTCGGAGGTCGTCGCGTGCTGCAGCGCCGCGGCGAGCTTGCGGGCGTGCAGCGGGTCGACGCGCGAGTCACCCTCGAAGACCGTGAAGAGCACCGCGGGGTAGGCGGTGCCGTCGACGACGCGGTGGTACGGCGAGTACCCGAGCAGCCAGCCGAGCTCCTCGGGGTCGTCGCCGTCGCCGTACTCCTCGGTCCACGTGACGCCCATCCCGAACCGCTGGTACCGGACCATGTCGAGCAGCGGCGCCGAGCACACGGCCGCCGCCCACAGGTCGGGTCGCTGCGTGACGGCCGCTCCCACGAGCAGGCCCCCGTTGGACCCGCCCCAGCACGCGAGCCGGTCCGGTGTCGTCCAGCCGGTGGCCACCAGGTGCTCCGCGACCGCGTGGAAGTCGTCGAACACGTTCTGCTTCGCGGCCCGCATGCCCGCGCGATGCCACTCCTCGCCCTCCTCGCCCCCGCCGCGCAGGTTGGCGACGACGTACACGCCGCCCGCCTCGACCCACGCGAGCGTGGTGGCCGAGTAGGCGGGGTCGAGGCTGATCTGGAAGCCGCCGTACCCGTACAGGACGGTCGGGGCCGGAGCGAGCGGACGCCCGTCGGCGGCCACGCGGTCCGCCCGCGCGAGCACGAACGCCCGCACGGTCGTGCCGTCGGAGCTCGTGACCTCGATCTGCTGCGTGCGGACCGCGGGCAGGTCGGGCAGCTCACCGGGGGGTGCCGCCCACAGCGTGACGGCGCCCGTGGTCGCGTCGTACCGGTGCACGCGCGGCACCGTGACGTGGTCGGTGTACCCGAACCAGACCTCCGGGCCGCCGTCGGGCCGGGTGACGAGCCCGGACACCGAGCCCAGGCCGGGCAGCGGGACCTCGCCCGTGCGGGCACCCGTGCGCGCGTCGTGGACGGTGACCTCGCTGACCGTGTGCCGTCGCCACGCCGCCAGCAGGGCCGTCGGCTGCGACGGGTCACCCGCGTCCACGAGCGCGACGTCCTCCAGGACCGCGACGTCGTCCTGCGGGAGCAGCGTCACCCAGTGCTCGACGCCGGGGGTCGTGGGGTCCGTGACGGCGAGGCGTCCACGGGGAGCGTCGAGGTCCGTGTGCACGAGGAGCCGTCCGTCACGCGCGACCCACGCACCGACCTCGGCGTCGAGACCGACCGCGACCTCGACGAAGGCGGGCGCCTCGGGGGCGCCGGGCGTCGTGAGGTCGGCGATCCAGACGTCGTTGCGCGGTGCCGTGCCGGCCGCGGCCGAGACGATCAGCCAGCGTCCGTCGCGGCTCACCTGAAGGCCGTAGTAGCTCGTCATGGGGAGCCCCGCGCCGAACACCTCGGCGTCCTGGTCCGCGGGCGTGCCGACGCGGTGCAGCCAGACGCGGCGGTGGTACTGCTGCTCGTCGGCCGGCAGCAGGTCGGGCGCGAGGCGGCGCACGTAGTAGAACGCCTCACCGCCCGGCAGCCAGGCGACGGGGGAGTGGCGAGCCCGGTCGATCGGCCCGTCCACCAGCTCGCCCGTCGCGACGTCCAGCACGTGCAGCACGCTCTCCTCGGTGCCGCCGTGCGACACCTTGTAGGCGATCAGGTCGCCCTCCTTCGAGGGCTGCCACCCGTCCAGCGTCGTCGTCCCCGTCGGGTCGAGCGCGAGCGGGTCGATCAGGACGCGCTCGGTCTCGGTCCCGTCCGGTCCGGGCTCGGCGACGACGACCACGGCGTGCTCCTGGTCGCCCGACCGCCGGGTGAAGAACCGCCGGTCGCCGCGCCACGCGGGCGCGCTGACGAAGCCCGCGCCGAGCAGCGTGCTCAGCCGCGCGTGCAGCGTCTCGTCGGCGAACGGTGTGCCGGCAGCCCGGGCCGTCAGCCCGGACCGGTAGGCGCCGTACAGGTCGTCCTGCGCGCGGGACCAGCGCTGCGTCCCCTCGTCGTCGGCGTCCTCGAGGGCTCGGTACGGGTCGGCGACCCGCCGGCCGTGGAGATCCTCGACGAGGTCGGCGCGCTGCGCGACCGGGTAGGTGGCAACGGGTGAGGCGGGGCGCGGGTCCTGGCGCAGCGGCTGGGTCGTCACGGTGCCCCAGGCTACGTCGACGGACGGGCCGACTCACGAACTCCGGGCGCGACGGCACCGGGAGTCCCGCGGCGAGCGAGCGCCGGGCGGGTCTGCGGCTCTGCGTCGAGCCGGAGGGCGCACGCTCTGGCAGGATCGACGTGTGCCCGAGACGACCACCCACGAGGACCTCTGGCGGCTCGCCGCCGCCTACGACGTCGTGCCCGGCTACCGAGGGCACGACGGCCACGACCACGAGGCGAGCGACGAGACCGTCGTCCGGGTGCTCGCCGCCCTCGGCGTCGACGCGTCCTCCCCGGCGCGCATCGCGTTGGCGCTGGCCAACGTCGAGAACATGCCGTGGCGGCGTGTCCTGCCTCCCGTGGTGGTCGTGCGGCAGGGAGACTCCGTCCAGGTGCCGGTCCACGTGACGCACGGCGACCCCGTCGACGTCTGGCTCGACGTCGAGCCGGACGCGGGCGGGGGTCGCCGCGAGCTGGCGCAGGTCGACGTCGTGGTCGAGCCGCGCTCGGTGGACGGGCGACTGGTCGGGCGCGCGACGTTCGTCGTCCCCGACGACCTGCCGCTGGGCTGGCACGAGCTGCACGCCGAGGGGCCCAGCGCGCACGCGCACAGCCCGGTCGTCGTGACACCGCGACGGCTCGAGCTGCCCGAGCGACTGCGGGAGGGGAGCGCCTGGGGGCTCATGGCCCAGCTCTACTCGGTGCGCTCGAGCACGTCGTGGGGCGTGGGCGACCTCGCGGACCTGGCCGAGCTGGGCTGGCTCGCGGCGCACCGGTGGGGCGCGGACTTCCTGCTGGTCAACCCGCTGCACGCGGCGGAGCCCGTCGAGCCGCTCACCGCGAGCCCGTACCTGCCGGCGACGCGGCGCTTCGTCAACCCGCTGTACGTCCGCGTGGAGGACGTGCGCGAGACGGCGTACCTGTCGGCCGCGGACCGTGCCCTCGTGGAGTGGGCCGCGGAACCCGTGCTCGCGCTGGACGCCGACACCGGCCCGATCGACCGCGACACGGTGTGGGCCGCCAAGCGCGCCGCCCTCGAGGTGGTGTACGCCCACCCGCGGTCGGCGGCGCGGCAGGCCGCGTTCGACGCGTTCGTCGAGGAGGAGGGCGAGGGGCTGCGCGAGTTCGCGCTGTGGTGCGCGCTCGTCGAGCGGCACGGCCCCGTGGAGGGCTGGAGCGAGGACCTGCGTGACCCGCTGTCCGACGCGGTCGCGGCAGCGGCCGTCGAGCTGGCCGACCGTGTCGTCTTCTGGTCGTGGCTGCAGTGGGTCGCGGACGAGCAGCTCGAGCGCGCGCAGCGCGTCGTCCGTGACGCCGGCATGGCCCTGGGGATCATGCACGACCTCGCCGTCGGCGTGCACGCGCAGGGCGCCGACTCGTGGGCGTTGCGCGACGTCCTGGCCACCGGGGCGTCCGTGGGTGCCCCTCCCGACATGTACAACCAGCAGGGGCAGGACTGGTCGCAGCCGCCGTGGCACCCCGAGGCGCTCGCGCGCGCCGCGTACCGCCCGTACCGCGACATGCTGCGCACGGTGCTGCGGCACGCCGGGGCCATCCGGATCGACCACGTCATCGGCCTGTTCCGCCTGTGGTGGGTGCCCGTGGGCAACAGCGCCAAGGACGGCGCGTACGTGCGCTACGACCACGACGCCCTCATCGGGATCCTCGCGCTGGAGGCGCACCGCGCCGGTGCGGTCGTCATCGGCGAGGACCTCGGCACCGTCGAGCCCTGGGTGAGCGACTACCTCAACGAGCGCGGCATCCTCGGCACGTCCGTGCTGTGGTTCGAGCAGGAGCACGACGGGCGGCCCCGCCCGCCCGAGGCGTACCGCGAGCTGGCGCTGGCCACCGTGACGACGCACGACCTGCCGCCGACCGCCGGGTACCTCGCGGGGGAGCACGTCACGCTGCGCGACCGCCTCGGCCTGCTGTCGGAGCCCGTCGCCCAGGTACGCCAGGCCGCCGCTGCCGAGCGCGACCGGATGCTCGACGCGCTGCGCGAGCGCGGGCTCCTGAGCCACGACCCCTCCGAGCGGGAGATCGTGGAGGCGCTGCACCGGTGGATCCGGGCGACGCCGTCCGTCCTGCAGGGCGTCTCCCTGGCCGACGCCGTCGGGGAGCGCCGCGCGCAGAACCAGCCGGGCACCGACCAGGAGTACCCCAACTGGAAGGTGCCGCTCGCCGACGGGACCGGGCGGCTGGTCCTCCTCGACGACCTGTTCACCAACGCCC
This window harbors:
- the malQ gene encoding 4-alpha-glucanotransferase; translated protein: MPETTTHEDLWRLAAAYDVVPGYRGHDGHDHEASDETVVRVLAALGVDASSPARIALALANVENMPWRRVLPPVVVVRQGDSVQVPVHVTHGDPVDVWLDVEPDAGGGRRELAQVDVVVEPRSVDGRLVGRATFVVPDDLPLGWHELHAEGPSAHAHSPVVVTPRRLELPERLREGSAWGLMAQLYSVRSSTSWGVGDLADLAELGWLAAHRWGADFLLVNPLHAAEPVEPLTASPYLPATRRFVNPLYVRVEDVRETAYLSAADRALVEWAAEPVLALDADTGPIDRDTVWAAKRAALEVVYAHPRSAARQAAFDAFVEEEGEGLREFALWCALVERHGPVEGWSEDLRDPLSDAVAAAAVELADRVVFWSWLQWVADEQLERAQRVVRDAGMALGIMHDLAVGVHAQGADSWALRDVLATGASVGAPPDMYNQQGQDWSQPPWHPEALARAAYRPYRDMLRTVLRHAGAIRIDHVIGLFRLWWVPVGNSAKDGAYVRYDHDALIGILALEAHRAGAVVIGEDLGTVEPWVSDYLNERGILGTSVLWFEQEHDGRPRPPEAYRELALATVTTHDLPPTAGYLAGEHVTLRDRLGLLSEPVAQVRQAAAAERDRMLDALRERGLLSHDPSEREIVEALHRWIRATPSVLQGVSLADAVGERRAQNQPGTDQEYPNWKVPLADGTGRLVLLDDLFTNARAQSLADAMNE